The sequence below is a genomic window from Plutella xylostella chromosome 14, ilPluXylo3.1, whole genome shotgun sequence.
aataaaatcgatagcagtcgttaagcctaatcagagaccttcgggcggcttgaaaacatctgtcagtcgggttgcccaattACCCGTCAACTCTGTCAGCAcgagcttgcttgtgttggggtccactaaCCCACACTGGGACAGagtagtggactaggcctaatcccttccttcattggaaggagacccatgccccgGCAGTGGAGATGTgacgggtcgtgatgatggttAATGATTATGTCGAAGTGATACGGACCATATGATCGCTGAAATCCCACTTTTCAGCGATTGTATGGTAAGCACAGGGAACGACGGATATCCTACGGAGGCATAAAAAGGAGGATAGTTGCAATATACcgaggatgatgaagtgaagttagagtaaaagagaattttatttatgtccaaCTTTATCCTTTGAGGTTTGCTTATGTTCATATtgctttatcctgaaaattatgggatggGAAACTTACTAAAAAGTGGGCTTctatttcgtaaaaaatatatcaaaatcggttaagttgatccagagttttgctcttgggaacacatttccggttagaattttattcatgcccaacttttttctatgaggtttgctttccgtcaaaatgccttatcctgaaaattatgggatataaacgggtcgtagatactcactaaaaacgtaggcttctattttgtaaaaaaaaaaacaaaatcggttaagttgatccagagttttgcgcttgggaacacatttccggttagaattttattcatgcccaacttttttctatgatgtttgctttccgtcaaaatgctttatcctgaaaattatgggatacaaacggGTCGTAGATACTCACGAAAAAGGTAggcttctattttgtaaaaaaaatatcaaaatcggttaagttgatccagagttttgcgcttgggaatACAGTtccggttagatttttatatagatgtgaaatgttgtttccgattacatttcaatataaattatttaataataggtttacttttgatatataatttttattttgtgtaaaaaagtaatgtcttgtttctacaatataaatattttactttaaaaaccatattgttatttaaaaaaatattttataaaaataaatatttggttggatccttTCTGCGAAACGTTGAATTTCCCTGCTTGCATAGAAAAAGCAATTTAggagaaaggatccaagtgcatattttcattaataactcaataaatattcgttATAGCTACACCATGATTTgcaatagtaaaataacaataaatatgcataatttaagataatttccACATATAAGATGCTTTTCATTGCTGAAGAATACCGATTAGAACTTAAAACGTCTATATCTCAGAACTAGGTTTGTGtgggttgagtcctttctgcgtaactacgtccaTTTTACcttcatttaaaaaagttataaaaagtCATAATATTTAGCTTCTTTCTTGAATGTGTGTTCATACTCTCTCTACCAATAATTATTGCGTTATCATGGGGCGAGTTTGGTATTTCTCAGCCACGTAAAGTGAAACTTATGAAGCAACTTACCTAGTTTATTGCAGAAATTGTAAGAACAATTCTTTCCTATGTGTGGAAACTCCATAATTACAAAAGGAACGTAGTCACAATCACTTTTACTCCGAAACTCAATTAGGACGATTCTGATCTAATGGTGAAATAGTATTGCAAGAACATTTATACCTTCGTTTCACGTACAAATACTAAATATTGTGAATCATATCATTCGACACTTCGAGACGAAACCAAAATTTCGCTTTTCATTGTCATGTCATCTGTCATAATCAAATGTCACAAGTCACAACTATAATGTCAGAAACGGAAGTATTTGTAAAGataggtattatgtaaaacattttgacaaatctcataaaatatgaaaagaaACAACTGTATATGAGAAATATAATtagtattgtttttattagtaataCTCTTAATAATGGAATGTTCAgacttgtattttttttcaagagAAAGAATACTGTTGGTTTttgtaaatgtattttttttagtgtAGCTGTCTTTGCAAATCATCTTGATATATAAAGTGTGTTCAAAGTGCACTATAGTAGCGTCTAATAATAAacctattaatttaatttttattgatCATATCTCACATTGAACTATGACcctaaaaatttaataaagcaGTAGAgataaagttaaataattataaatatacattaattCACGTTCCCGATCCCTGTTAAATAAAGACGTGACAAATTAGTATATCGCTTTTTGATCGTAACCAAAGTAAACAAACCATCTGTCATAAATGACCTTTGTGACATTGACATTTCTTCTTCCCCATTTTGTCATTTTTCCAGTTGGTTGGGACGgcttttttttaacaaaatataccaAAAAGTGATCCTTACAAGGATCACTAAAGAAATCTGGGCTTTCTAGAGAAAATATTAGTGAAAATGAACAAAATTATCCCTGTGGCTGCCAAGCTTTTGTCTGAAAATGGTGGAGTAATTACTGTAAGTGATCATGTTTGGTCTTTTATTGGATTTTGGGAGTTTGCCACGTGTAATTCGTGTTTTCCAGCGTATTTGGCGTTCCTACAATATGTTTTACCTTCCAGAAAGCCGCCGCCCCAGCAGTAACTACCTCTCAGGCCAAATACAGCACTAAAAGTGAAGCAGCATTTGAAGTTAAGGTGAGATAGTTTTCTCGATATTATGGTATGTTTTCCTCTCACCATACTCACCTTCATATAATGGCTGAAATACTGTCTCGTTAATACAATGGAACAATTTGACATGGTTGTTTATGTTTAGTATTACaagttatacttaattatgtaacATAACCTTCAAATGACATGATACTGTACACTCCAGATGTACAAATTATAGTAAACAATTTGATCTGCTCTTTCAGCGACGGTTTTCTCAGTTTATAGCCAGGGTGCTCGGTCCACCTGCATCTACTTTTCCTATCATAAAGACATTCTGTGATGTGAAATGTTCTGATGATAAAAATGACCAGAAAGTTGACCAGAAAGTTGACCAAAACAATGGgagaaaattaattaaaagtgtAATGTTTTCACcttaatttttattgttttaaatgaGCAGTGTAGTATCTAAGGATTGTCTCTTTATAAGTAATACTTTAGACtagaaagtaaataaatctGTATAACTTCATCAaatgacattttattaaatgtttgtaaataatttattggcAGTCTAATAGTCACCTTTCATAGTTAAAGATTAAAGTAATTGAGTGCTGTACCCTGCAAAAGTAATGTAAACAGAACATTTCCAAAAAATAGTGGGCTGGTATGTTTAGTGTAAAATTAGAAGTTGAGTAAATAGATAAATCTCTAGAATACAACCACATCTTAAACTAGTCTATAAGTTTCATGTATTTCTTTACACTCATAGCTTAGgtacacatattattataattgtataGAATCCAGAATAGAGCCAAATGGTTTCATACATCACATCAactcagaaaaaaaatacattaacttaaaatattcaGCATTTTCCTACTCAAGACTGATCTCATCTGTTAGCACAATTACCAAACCTGCTCCATCTGTCAACAGCCTTTTAAACTGCACAAGCTGGACCATGGCCCGTCCACCAAGACATCAGTCTCATCCGAGGAAGCCCTGGACATGTACCGGAAGCTGACTCTGCTGCGTCGGCTGGAGACGGCCGCCGGGAATCTTTACAAGGAGAAGATCATCCGAGGATTCTGTCACCTGTACTCAGGTATGTTAGGATTGGTGATTGGGGGATTGTTGTTTGGTGTTGTGTGAGATGTTTGTTGCAGTTCAAGATATCAGCAGTAACTGCTAGCTAATACTCGTTAAATACATCAGCAGgcattcaaataattatattttcttagTTGTTTAAATcttaggtaattataatacaTGTTTACTTTGTTACTTTCCTTTTTTTGCATTAACTGGTGtctaatacattatttatgattAGTTACTGAGGCTATAGAGGCGCTGAATGCTGAAATACTGGCCATAAACCTAGTTCAGCAACTTTACtttaatattacttttgtagATGCCACAGATCACCCCCAATAGATTCCGCCTACAAGGCAAGCGACGCGCACCACGCATTAGctcaataagtataataaagaaacaaaGCTTGACAGCGCTCCTTTAGTTCTGACCAAGATTCAGACCCGCGCGTAGTGTGGAATAATAAACTGTTAAAAATCTTTTCCAACGAAAACATATGACATTTTAATGCCGTTTTGTGGTGTAAAGTGGTGTGGGAAGTCTTCTAAGACTTCAAACTTCCAAAAAGATGGAATTACTTTCCACCGGTAAgtgaaatcataaaaaatattttattatgttagtgAAGCAAAGGTCAATATATAAtggtttattaataatagaactTACGCTatgcgttgatgtcttttgaaAATGTCTCTTTCTCACCTGCGGTAATGAAATTACCTGTccttttttatcaaaatcacgCGATACTACTAGTGTTGTGTAGCGCCGCGTTCCGCGCTCAAGTTTTTATCGATCATTTTAACATATTTCAATTTACAtgtaaagttaataataataattacagctTCAAAATACTACTTGTTAGTTTATAGAGTATATTTATTGGGTCGGGGGTTTTTTATACAAATGATGTTGGGATTTTACACGGcaaattttcttatttttaaagtgCAAGATTAATGCGGAACATTATTGTAATCGTTTGTTTTAGGTTTCCGCAATGCCCTGAAAGAAAAAGCAAATGGATAGATGCAGCACATCGTGGCGACCTTTGGTGACCAAATTAATCCATTTTAAAAATCAATAGTAATGCTATTTCTTCGCGTGTACTGATTATTGCTGCCCACTTCGTCGGCCTATGATTATGTATCGTCATAATTTTAGCCTATTTTTtcaattatgtaaaattttatctacttataatatgtaagtcaAGAATAGCTTCTAATACGTACCTTTGTACCCTCATAATGTTATGGTTTTTTAAGTGTGTTTTTGATtaaattgtaagtacctattaaagtattaattgtaaatattaaattgtaattgtaaattgtaaactacactacactaccttatactaccctaccctacactaccctaccctaccctacactacactacactacactaccctaTCCTACCCTACCCTTTCTTTCTTACCTTTTAAACCTTCCCTGGAGTTCCACGAACATTTCAAGACCAAAATTAgccaaatcggttcagccgttctcGAGTTTTAGCGAGACTAACGAACagcaattcatttttattatagtatagaCTAGCTGACCCGGCGAACTTCATACCGCCTcttaccctacactaccctacctttccctacactacactaccctacactaccctactcTACCCTatactaccctacactaccctaccctactaCCCTACTACcttaccctaccctacacCATCCTACAccaccctacactaccctacactaccctaccctaccctacactaccctatactacactaccctaccctaccctaccctacctttcttaccttttaaaccttccctggacttccacgaatatttcaagaccaaaattagccaaatcggttcagccgttctcGAGTTTTAGCGAGACTAACGAACAGCAATTCATTTTCATTATAtagattattaaaattatgtaaataaatatttttctcaagaaaatcatttttattttctaatttttaaaaaaattatttaacctTACTTTACTGTTATATAATTTTTGTGACTTTAAATTTGTAGTTCGGAAAATCACAGGTCTTTCGTTGGAATTGATTCGCTATGACTATCTATCGATTAGTTGCTAACTCTGTGATTTCGGTGTCGCATCACTAGATCGTGGATGCGTTCTAGCGCGATTCTGAATTAGCCAATCACACGCCCGCTTGTTTGTTCCCCGCACACCCTTCCTTCCTCTAAATTTGGTGAGTTCGGTCCAGTGCAAATGTCGCATTAGGCGGAATCTATTGGGGGTGATCTGTGGTAGATGCTAATCAAAcagttatatattttgtaaccAACTAAACTGtatctaataaatatatattattataattattatactcaCACTGCTTATTGTTACTCAAGCAAGACTGATTGCAGTTTAAGGAGACTATAATTACTAACATCCCCCCCTCCACCACCAGGCCAAGAGGCAGTAGCAGTCGGCATGAAGGCAGCCATGCGGGAGCAGGACACCGTGATCACGGCCTACCGCTGCCACGGCTGGACCTACCTCATGGGAGTCTCAGCAGTCGGAGTGCTGGCTGAGCTGACTGGACGAGGGACTGGGTGTTCGAGGGGCAAGGGAGGGTCCATGCATCTGTACGGGAGGAACTTCTACGGAGGGAACGGGATTGTGGGCGCTCAGGTGAGGGTTGCGAAGtggttttcttttgtttttaaaaagaCCTTGAAGATTGCATTGTATTTCTGTTAGACCAAGTGTTGTGAAgcgtttttctttatttttgtattaaatttgtttggatatgtttgtgcaaaatatataaaaccgCTTGACTAGAATTGGTCATTGTGGTGAAATTATTGGCCAGTCAAATCAGCAATCAGTCCTGCCTGACTGCCCAGGATGCATCATATAACAAACGAGTCACATTACGAGATCCTTTTGTGCATCCCAGGTCACATATCCTTGAATTTCTCCtcatgaattatttatttaatagaaCCAACAGCGTTACCGGTTGATATTAgttattactagctgttcccgcgagctccgcttcgccttaaaaagttttcccgtgggaattccgggataaaaagtagcctatgttctttctcagggtctagaccatatgtataccaaatttcattcaaatccgttcagtagttttggcgtgaaagagtaacagacagacagacagacagacagacacagttactttcgcatttataatattagttaggattatgtGAAGGTGAAAGGGCCAATGACAGGATCCTGTTTAACAAATGGTTCCCATTCCCACCGCCAGGTGCCTCTAGGGGCTGGTCTGGCGTTCGCGCACAAGTAccgcggcgacggcggcgtcAACTTCGCGCTGTACGGGGACGGGGCGGCCAACCAGGGACAGGTAAATGAcatac
It includes:
- the LOC119694268 gene encoding probable pyruvate dehydrogenase E1 component subunit alpha, mitochondrial isoform X1, whose translation is MNKIIPVAAKLLSENGGVITKAAAPAVTTSQAKYSTKSEAAFEVKPFKLHKLDHGPSTKTSVSSEEALDMYRKLTLLRRLETAAGNLYKEKIIRGFCHLYSGQEAVAVGMKAAMREQDTVITAYRCHGWTYLMGVSAVGVLAELTGRGTGCSRGKGGSMHLYGRNFYGGNGIVGAQVPLGAGLAFAHKYRGDGGVNFALYGDGAANQGQLFEAYNIAKLWNLPSVFVCENNGYGMGTSKDRSSASTEYYTRGDYIPGVWVDGMDVLATKEATRFAIDYCTSGKGPLVIEMETYRYGGHSMSDPGTSYRTRDEVQEVRQTRDPITSFKDKLLANELATPDQLKEIDIAVRKEVDEATKQAKSDAEIGVEELSADIYVNNLHNEIRGVTPMAPLQHISVAQRA